One genomic region from Leptospira dzoumogneensis encodes:
- a CDS encoding LamG domain-containing protein, with the protein MSNFRSLPIFFLFVIFGIQNCGTVLLLNALWPSKEDDRIGNIGELFLGTMNVGLIHYWPLDGDANDKVGSMHLTAFGTVGPTLTSDRNNLPGGAFQYDGIDSWHSSDPIVGETILMGTASFTLSAWVKGKFKPSGGGIIMGQGDGLGFQFLDGTTNCFHGIRVYTANGGMGAISNVSPCGIYQDDVWYHLTFTWDLPNNTANLYVGNDIVNSTVYNPNLTPWTSSAPFTLGYGTIGGGAQPVSIDEVRIYNRVVPPIFFSF; encoded by the coding sequence ATGTCTAACTTCCGTTCTCTTCCGATCTTCTTTCTTTTCGTAATTTTCGGTATTCAAAATTGCGGAACGGTTCTACTCCTGAATGCCCTATGGCCTTCAAAAGAGGATGATCGTATTGGGAATATCGGAGAACTCTTCCTTGGGACCATGAATGTCGGCTTGATCCATTATTGGCCATTAGATGGGGATGCAAATGATAAAGTCGGATCTATGCACTTAACTGCATTTGGAACCGTCGGACCTACGTTAACTTCCGATCGCAATAACCTACCTGGTGGAGCCTTCCAGTACGATGGTATAGACTCATGGCATAGCTCAGATCCGATTGTTGGAGAAACTATCTTAATGGGAACTGCATCTTTTACCCTAAGCGCTTGGGTAAAAGGAAAATTTAAACCATCTGGAGGAGGGATAATCATGGGCCAAGGAGATGGTCTAGGATTTCAGTTTTTAGACGGCACCACCAATTGTTTTCATGGAATCCGAGTTTACACTGCAAACGGAGGCATGGGCGCTATTAGTAACGTCAGCCCTTGCGGAATCTATCAAGACGACGTTTGGTATCATTTGACTTTCACATGGGATCTTCCAAATAATACCGCCAACTTATATGTTGGAAATGATATAGTCAACTCGACAGTATACAATCCAAACTTAACCCCTTGGACCTCCAGTGCTCCCTTTACCTTAGGATACGGCACAATTGGCGGCGGTGCCCAGCCGGTCAGTATCGACGAAGTTCGAATTTATAATAGAGTCGTTCCGCCGATATTTTTCAGTTTTTAA
- a CDS encoding transposase, giving the protein MKGKDIYLSPVTIAHKSRAQKEKSEDGKKNKSATNTSSKFKHAGIRIEFFEQITKKILHDFYKKKCPHCENQILDKEISTRPDLIRCRVCHYQTSRLAYTPLHQCKLPLWMFGYVFYESLIQHPKVLTSIEISKRLGISYKAALLLKRRFQVFASEQLDKYKQITFKLLEDEFRDFNLPPNENTNITKKMAKHSYICADTAVLYSASARANKGRKRFRHSGATASIYLSDKLGGKQIGTLVHTIAIKGGPVFFHSVPNQKANTLGPIIKEHLPIRTPLFTDQGYRWLWGIYRNHRSVNHNAKSKEGRYRWARNRWSKHGVHSQVAEGNQRLLKTSFGAYCYTTPEYSTLYLNEFAFLKNAKVIGLDALVQKEEEGSVRIGARLYGLPKTSRARNKSLQPSIDKLRYSESNESFHEETILESGHALLNPLSEIEKAKVKLSKEMVAHNKFWNEKRGNYPQRKRELKHQMLASKIWILATERSDKGSRISVSEICSSLRIRKVTANHILNKWIKLKLIASGQGYSFTRI; this is encoded by the coding sequence TTGAAAGGAAAGGATATTTACCTATCCCCTGTAACCATTGCTCACAAATCGCGCGCGCAGAAGGAAAAGTCGGAAGACGGTAAGAAAAATAAGTCAGCAACAAATACCTCTAGCAAATTCAAACATGCAGGAATCAGAATAGAGTTCTTCGAGCAGATCACAAAGAAGATCTTGCATGACTTTTACAAAAAGAAATGTCCTCACTGCGAGAATCAAATACTGGACAAAGAAATCTCAACTCGACCGGATCTAATTCGTTGTAGAGTTTGCCATTACCAAACTTCAAGACTGGCATACACTCCCCTCCACCAATGTAAACTTCCGCTCTGGATGTTCGGATATGTATTTTACGAATCTCTCATCCAACATCCAAAAGTTCTCACCTCAATAGAGATCTCCAAGAGATTAGGTATTTCATATAAAGCAGCTCTGTTACTCAAAAGAAGATTCCAAGTATTTGCATCAGAACAATTAGATAAATATAAACAAATAACATTCAAACTCTTGGAGGATGAATTTAGAGACTTCAATTTGCCTCCAAACGAGAATACGAATATTACAAAGAAAATGGCAAAGCATTCGTATATATGTGCAGATACTGCCGTTTTGTATTCTGCATCTGCAAGAGCAAACAAAGGAAGAAAACGTTTCCGTCACAGTGGAGCTACTGCATCCATATATCTCTCGGATAAACTTGGTGGAAAACAAATCGGAACCTTAGTTCATACAATTGCAATCAAAGGTGGGCCTGTATTTTTTCATTCAGTTCCAAATCAAAAAGCAAATACACTTGGACCAATCATCAAAGAACATTTGCCAATTAGAACTCCGCTATTCACGGACCAAGGATACCGTTGGCTTTGGGGAATATACAGAAATCATAGATCGGTAAATCACAATGCGAAATCAAAAGAAGGAAGATATCGTTGGGCAAGGAATAGATGGAGCAAACATGGAGTTCATTCTCAAGTAGCAGAAGGAAATCAGAGATTACTCAAAACTTCCTTCGGTGCATATTGTTATACAACACCAGAATACTCGACTCTGTATCTGAATGAATTTGCCTTCCTCAAGAACGCGAAAGTCATCGGACTCGACGCTTTAGTTCAGAAGGAAGAGGAAGGTTCTGTGAGGATTGGAGCTAGGTTATATGGACTTCCTAAAACCTCGCGCGCGCGTAACAAATCCCTACAACCTTCGATCGATAAGTTACGCTATTCGGAATCAAACGAATCATTCCATGAAGAAACGATCTTAGAATCCGGTCATGCTTTATTAAATCCACTATCAGAAATCGAAAAGGCAAAAGTAAAATTGTCTAAGGAAATGGTTGCTCATAACAAATTCTGGAATGAGAAAAGAGGAAACTATCCTCAAAGAAAACGAGAATTAAAACATCAGATGCTCGCCAGTAAAATCTGGATCTTAGCGACCGAAAGGAGCGATAAAGGCTCTCGAATCTCTGTTTCCGAAATATGTTCTTCATTACGTATACGAAAGGTAACAGCAAACCACATCCTAAATAAATGGATCAAACTGAAACTGATCGCAAGCGGACAAGGTTACTCTTTCACCCGGATTTAA
- a CDS encoding helix-turn-helix domain-containing protein has protein sequence MDYESFQKNVSKRIKQLRLDKKLSQEELTGLDMGVRVYQRIESGDGSPSLHSLYKIAKALGVHPKELLNIPMPEERSKKAK, from the coding sequence ATGGATTACGAATCCTTTCAAAAGAATGTCAGCAAGCGAATCAAACAACTAAGGTTGGATAAGAAACTTTCCCAGGAGGAATTAACCGGACTGGATATGGGAGTTAGGGTTTACCAAAGGATAGAATCCGGCGATGGGTCCCCAAGTCTGCACAGTTTGTACAAAATTGCAAAAGCCCTCGGAGTGCATCCAAAGGAATTATTGAACATTCCGATGCCGGAAGAAAGATCGAAAAAGGCTAAATAA